One stretch of Kogia breviceps isolate mKogBre1 chromosome 18, mKogBre1 haplotype 1, whole genome shotgun sequence DNA includes these proteins:
- the SLC9A5 gene encoding sodium/hydrogen exchanger 5 isoform X2, whose translation MLRAALPLLGLPLAGAGATEEPTQEPGSPGEPPPGLALFRWQWHEVEAPYLVALWILVASLAKIVFHLSRKVTSLVPESCLLILLGLVLGGIVLAVAKKAEYQLEPGTFFLFLLPPIVLDSGYFMPSRLFFDNLGAILTYAVVGTLWNAFTTGAALWGLQQAGLVAPRVQAGLLDFLLFGSLISAVDPVAVLAVFEEVHVNETLFIIVFGESLLNDAVTVVLYKVCNSFVEMGSANVQATDYLKGVASLFVVSLGGAAVGLVFAFLLALTTRFTKRVRIIEPLLVFLLAYAAYLTAEMASLSAILAVTMCGLGCKKYVEANISHKSRTAVKYTMKTLASCAETIIFMLLGISAVDSSKWAWDSGLVLGTLFFILFFRALGVVLQTWVLNQFRLVPLDKIDQVVMSYGGLRGAVAFALVILLDRTKIPAKDYFVATTIVVVFFTVIVQGLTIKPLVKWLKVKRSEHHKPTLNQELHEHTFDHILAAVEDVVGHHGYHYWRDRWEQFDKKYLSQLLMRRSAYRIRDQIWDVYYRLNIRDAISFVDQGGHVLSSTGLTLPSMPSRNSVAETSVTNLLRESGSGACLDLQVIDTVRSGRDREDAVMHHLLCGGLYKPRYRERQDKEVFQQNMKRRLESFKSTKHNICFTKSKPRLRKASRKKKDGMANTEATNGKPPRDLGFQDTAAVILTVESEEEEDSDSSETEKEDDEGIIFVARATSEVLQEGKVSGSLEVCPSPRIIPPSPTCAEKELPWKSGQGDLAVYVSSETTKIVPVDMQTGWNQSISSLESLASPPCTQAPAMTRLPPRSLVTEEPQAPLNLPSDLRPSFAFPPSLAKAGRSHSESSADIPQQQELQPLMGHEDHTHLSPGTANSHWCIQFNRGGRL comes from the exons ATGCTGCGCGCCGCACTGCCGCTGCTCGGGCTGCCCCTGGCGGGGGCGGGAGCAACCGAAGAGCCCACCCAGGAGCCGGGGTCGCCGGGTGAGCCTCCCCCAGGGTTGGCGCTCTTCCGCTGGCAGTGGCACGAGGTGGAGGCGCCCTACCTGGTAGCCCTCTGGATCCTGGTGGCCAGCCTGGCTAAAATCG TGTTTCACTTGTCTCGGAAGGTGACGTCTCTGGTCCCTGAGAGCTGCCTGCTGATTTTGCTGGGACTGGTGCTGGGGGGCATTGTCTTGGCTGTGGCCAAGAAAGCTGAATACCAGCTGGAGCCAGgcaccttcttcctcttcctgttgcCTCCTATTGTGCTGGACTCGGGCTATTTCATGCCTAGCCGGCTATTCTTTGACAACCTGGGCGCCATCCTCACCTACGCTGTGGTGGGCACACTCTGGAATGCCTTCACGACAGGTGCTGCCCTCTGGGGCCTGCAGCAGGCTGGACTTGTGG CCCCTAGAGTGCAGGCTGGCTTGCTGGACTTCCTGCTGTTCGGGAGCCTCATCTCAGCAGTGGACCCCGTGGCTGTGCTGGCTGTCTTTGAGGAGGTGCACGTCAACGAGACCCTCTTTATCATCGTCTTCGGCGAGTCCCTGCTCAATGACGCAGTTACTGTG GTGCTGTACAAGGTCTGCAACTCTTTTGTGGAGATGGGCTCTGCCAACGTGCAGGCCACTGACTACCTGAAGGGAGTCG cctccttgTTTGTGGTCAGTCTGGGCGGGGCAGCCGTGGGCTTAGTCTTTGCCTTCCTCCTGGCCCTGACCACACGCTTCACCAAGCGGGTCCGCATCATCGAGCCTCTGCTGGTCTTCCTCCTCGCCTACGCAGCCTACCTTACTGCTGAAATGGCCTCGCTCTCCGCCATTCTTGC GGTGACTATGTGTGGCCTGGGCTGTAAGAAGTACGTGGAGGCCAACATCTCCCATAAGTCCCGCACAGCTGTCAAGTACACAATGAAGACTCTAGCCAGCTGCGCTGAGACCATCATCTTCATGCTGCTTGGCATCTCGGCCGTGGACTCTTCCAAGTGGGCCTGGGACTCTGGGCTGGTGCTGGGCACCCTCTTCTTCATCCTGTTCTTCCGAGCCCTCG GCGTAGTCCTGCAGACGTGGGTGCTGAATCAGTTCCGGCTGGTCCCTCTGGACAAGATTGACCAGGTGGTGATGTCCTATGGGGGCCTGCGGGGGGCTGTGGCCTTCGCTCTCGTCATCCTCCTGGACAGGACCAAGATCCCTGCCAAGGACTACTTTGTAGCCACCACTATTGTGGTGGTCTTCTTCACAGTCATCGTGCAG GGCCTGACCATCAAGCCACTGGTCAAGTGGCTGAAGGTGAAGAGGAGTGAGCATCACAAACCTACCCTGAACCAGGAGCTGCATGAGCAC ACTTTTGACCACATTCTGGCTGCAGTGGAGGACGTTGTGGGGCACCATGGCTATCACTACTGGAGGGACAG GTGGGAGCAGTTTGATAAGAAGTACCTGAGTCAGCTGTTGATGCGGCGGTCAGCCTACCGCATCCGGGACCAGATTTGGGATGTGTACTACAGACTCAACATCCGGGATGCCATCAGCTTCGTGGACCAG GGAGGCCACGTCTTGTCCTCCACCGGGCTCACTCTGCCCTCTATGCCCAGCCGCAATTCTGTGGCAGAGACCTCTGTCACCAACCTGCT GAGGGAGAGTGGCAGTGGAGCATGTCTGGATCTGCAGGTGATTGACACAGTACGCAGCGGCCGGGACCGTGAGGATGCTGTGATGCACCACCTGCTCTGTGGAGGCCTTTACAAACCTCGCTACAGG GAGCGCCAGGACAAGGAGGTCTTCCAGCAGAACATGAAGCGGCGGCTGGAGTCCTTTAAGTCCACCAAGCACAACATCTGCTTCACCAAGAGCAAGCCACGACTCCGCAAGGCCAGCCGCAAGAAG AAGGATGGCATGGCTAACACGGAGGCTACAAATGGGAAACCTCCTCGAGACCTGGGCTTCCAGGACACAG CTGCTGTGATATTAACCGTAGAgtctgaggaggaagaggacagcGACAGTtcggagacagagaaggaggacGATGAAGGGATCATCTTTGTGGCTCGGGCTACCAGTGAGGTTCTCCAAGAGGGCAAAGTTTCAG GGAGCCTTGAGGTGTGCCCAAGCCCACGCATCATACCCCCCTCCCCAACCTGTGCAGAGAAGGAGCTGCCCTGGAAGAGTGGGCAGGGGGACCTGGCAGTCTACGTGTCCTCAGAGACCACCAAGATTGTGCCCGTGGACATGCAGACAGGCTGGAACCAGAGCATCTCGTCCCTGGAGAGCCTGGCATCCCCGCCCTGTACCCAGGCCCCAGCTATGACCCGCCTGCCTCCCCGCTCACTGGTCACTGAAGAGCCCCAGGCCCCTCTCAACCTGCCTTCTGATCTACGCCCTAGCTTTGCCTTTCCCCCAAGCCTGGCCAAGGCTGGCCGCTCTCACAGCGAGAGCAGCGCTGATATCCCCCAGCAGCAGGAGCTGCAGCCCCTCATGGGACACGAGGACCACACTCATCTCAGCCCAGGCACCGCCAACTCCCACTGGTGCATCCAGTTCAACAGAGGTGGCCGGCTGTAG
- the SLC9A5 gene encoding sodium/hydrogen exchanger 5 isoform X7: MLRAALPLLGLPLAGAGATEEPTQEPGSPGEPPPGLALFRWQWHEVEAPYLVALWILVASLAKIVFHLSRKVTSLVPESCLLILLGLVLGGIVLAVAKKAEYQLEPGTFFLFLLPPIVLDSGYFMPSRLFFDNLGAILTYAVVGTLWNAFTTGAALWGLQQAGLVAPRVQAGLLDFLLFGSLISAVDPVAVLAVFEEVHVNETLFIIVFGESLLNDAVTVVLYKVCNSFVEMGSANVQATDYLKGVASLFVVSLGGAAVGLVFAFLLALTTRFTKRVRIIEPLLVFLLAYAAYLTAEMASLSAILAVTMCGLGCKKYVEANISHKSRTAVKYTMKTLASCAETIIFMLLGISAVDSSKWAWDSGLVLGTLFFILFFRALGVVLQTWVLNQFRLVPLDKIDQVVMSYGGLRGAVAFALVILLDRTKIPAKDYFVATTIVVVFFTVIVQGLTIKPLVKWLKVKRSEHHKPTLNQELHEHTFDHILAAVEDVVGHHGYHYWRDRWEQFDKKYLSQLLMRRSAYRIRDQIWDVYYRLNIRDAISFVDQGGHVLSSTGLTLPSMPSRNSVAETSVTNLLRESGSGACLDLQVIDTVRSGRDREDAVMHHLLCGGLYKPRYRGALRCAQAHASYPPPQPVQRRSCPGRVGRGTWQSTCPQRPPRLCPWTCRQAGTRASRPWRAWHPRPVPRPQL, from the exons ATGCTGCGCGCCGCACTGCCGCTGCTCGGGCTGCCCCTGGCGGGGGCGGGAGCAACCGAAGAGCCCACCCAGGAGCCGGGGTCGCCGGGTGAGCCTCCCCCAGGGTTGGCGCTCTTCCGCTGGCAGTGGCACGAGGTGGAGGCGCCCTACCTGGTAGCCCTCTGGATCCTGGTGGCCAGCCTGGCTAAAATCG TGTTTCACTTGTCTCGGAAGGTGACGTCTCTGGTCCCTGAGAGCTGCCTGCTGATTTTGCTGGGACTGGTGCTGGGGGGCATTGTCTTGGCTGTGGCCAAGAAAGCTGAATACCAGCTGGAGCCAGgcaccttcttcctcttcctgttgcCTCCTATTGTGCTGGACTCGGGCTATTTCATGCCTAGCCGGCTATTCTTTGACAACCTGGGCGCCATCCTCACCTACGCTGTGGTGGGCACACTCTGGAATGCCTTCACGACAGGTGCTGCCCTCTGGGGCCTGCAGCAGGCTGGACTTGTGG CCCCTAGAGTGCAGGCTGGCTTGCTGGACTTCCTGCTGTTCGGGAGCCTCATCTCAGCAGTGGACCCCGTGGCTGTGCTGGCTGTCTTTGAGGAGGTGCACGTCAACGAGACCCTCTTTATCATCGTCTTCGGCGAGTCCCTGCTCAATGACGCAGTTACTGTG GTGCTGTACAAGGTCTGCAACTCTTTTGTGGAGATGGGCTCTGCCAACGTGCAGGCCACTGACTACCTGAAGGGAGTCG cctccttgTTTGTGGTCAGTCTGGGCGGGGCAGCCGTGGGCTTAGTCTTTGCCTTCCTCCTGGCCCTGACCACACGCTTCACCAAGCGGGTCCGCATCATCGAGCCTCTGCTGGTCTTCCTCCTCGCCTACGCAGCCTACCTTACTGCTGAAATGGCCTCGCTCTCCGCCATTCTTGC GGTGACTATGTGTGGCCTGGGCTGTAAGAAGTACGTGGAGGCCAACATCTCCCATAAGTCCCGCACAGCTGTCAAGTACACAATGAAGACTCTAGCCAGCTGCGCTGAGACCATCATCTTCATGCTGCTTGGCATCTCGGCCGTGGACTCTTCCAAGTGGGCCTGGGACTCTGGGCTGGTGCTGGGCACCCTCTTCTTCATCCTGTTCTTCCGAGCCCTCG GCGTAGTCCTGCAGACGTGGGTGCTGAATCAGTTCCGGCTGGTCCCTCTGGACAAGATTGACCAGGTGGTGATGTCCTATGGGGGCCTGCGGGGGGCTGTGGCCTTCGCTCTCGTCATCCTCCTGGACAGGACCAAGATCCCTGCCAAGGACTACTTTGTAGCCACCACTATTGTGGTGGTCTTCTTCACAGTCATCGTGCAG GGCCTGACCATCAAGCCACTGGTCAAGTGGCTGAAGGTGAAGAGGAGTGAGCATCACAAACCTACCCTGAACCAGGAGCTGCATGAGCAC ACTTTTGACCACATTCTGGCTGCAGTGGAGGACGTTGTGGGGCACCATGGCTATCACTACTGGAGGGACAG GTGGGAGCAGTTTGATAAGAAGTACCTGAGTCAGCTGTTGATGCGGCGGTCAGCCTACCGCATCCGGGACCAGATTTGGGATGTGTACTACAGACTCAACATCCGGGATGCCATCAGCTTCGTGGACCAG GGAGGCCACGTCTTGTCCTCCACCGGGCTCACTCTGCCCTCTATGCCCAGCCGCAATTCTGTGGCAGAGACCTCTGTCACCAACCTGCT GAGGGAGAGTGGCAGTGGAGCATGTCTGGATCTGCAGGTGATTGACACAGTACGCAGCGGCCGGGACCGTGAGGATGCTGTGATGCACCACCTGCTCTGTGGAGGCCTTTACAAACCTCGCTACAGG GGAGCCTTGAGGTGTGCCCAAGCCCACGCATCATACCCCCCTCCCCAACCTGTGCAGAGAAGGAGCTGCCCTGGAAGAGTGGGCAGGGGGACCTGGCAGTCTACGTGTCCTCAGAGACCACCAAGATTGTGCCCGTGGACATGCAGACAGGCTGGAACCAGAGCATCTCGTCCCTGGAGAGCCTGGCATCCCCGCCCTGTACCCAGGCCCCAGCTATGA
- the SLC9A5 gene encoding sodium/hydrogen exchanger 5 isoform X5 — MLRAALPLLGLPLAGAGATEEPTQEPGSPGEPPPGLALFRWQWHEVEAPYLVALWILVASLAKIVFHLSRKVTSLVPESCLLILLGLVLGGIVLAVAKKAEYQLEPGTFFLFLLPPIVLDSGYFMPSRLFFDNLGAILTYAVVGTLWNAFTTGAALWGLQQAGLVAPRVQAGLLDFLLFGSLISAVDPVAVLAVFEEVHVNETLFIIVFGESLLNDAVTVVLYKVCNSFVEMGSANVQATDYLKGVASLFVVSLGGAAVGLVFAFLLALTTRFTKRVRIIEPLLVFLLAYAAYLTAEMASLSAILAVTMCGLGCKKYVEANISHKSRTAVKYTMKTLASCAETIIFMLLGISAVDSSKWAWDSGLVLGTLFFILFFRALGVVLQTWVLNQFRLVPLDKIDQVVMSYGGLRGAVAFALVILLDRTKIPAKDYFVATTIVVVFFTVIVQGLTIKPLVKWLKVKRSEHHKPTLNQELHEHTFDHILAAVEDVVGHHGYHYWRDRWEQFDKKYLSQLLMRRSAYRIRDQIWDVYYRLNIRDAISFVDQGGHVLSSTGLTLPSMPSRNSVAETSVTNLLRESGSGACLDLQVIDTVRSGRDREDAVMHHLLCGGLYKPRYRPRIPPALFGSPP, encoded by the exons ATGCTGCGCGCCGCACTGCCGCTGCTCGGGCTGCCCCTGGCGGGGGCGGGAGCAACCGAAGAGCCCACCCAGGAGCCGGGGTCGCCGGGTGAGCCTCCCCCAGGGTTGGCGCTCTTCCGCTGGCAGTGGCACGAGGTGGAGGCGCCCTACCTGGTAGCCCTCTGGATCCTGGTGGCCAGCCTGGCTAAAATCG TGTTTCACTTGTCTCGGAAGGTGACGTCTCTGGTCCCTGAGAGCTGCCTGCTGATTTTGCTGGGACTGGTGCTGGGGGGCATTGTCTTGGCTGTGGCCAAGAAAGCTGAATACCAGCTGGAGCCAGgcaccttcttcctcttcctgttgcCTCCTATTGTGCTGGACTCGGGCTATTTCATGCCTAGCCGGCTATTCTTTGACAACCTGGGCGCCATCCTCACCTACGCTGTGGTGGGCACACTCTGGAATGCCTTCACGACAGGTGCTGCCCTCTGGGGCCTGCAGCAGGCTGGACTTGTGG CCCCTAGAGTGCAGGCTGGCTTGCTGGACTTCCTGCTGTTCGGGAGCCTCATCTCAGCAGTGGACCCCGTGGCTGTGCTGGCTGTCTTTGAGGAGGTGCACGTCAACGAGACCCTCTTTATCATCGTCTTCGGCGAGTCCCTGCTCAATGACGCAGTTACTGTG GTGCTGTACAAGGTCTGCAACTCTTTTGTGGAGATGGGCTCTGCCAACGTGCAGGCCACTGACTACCTGAAGGGAGTCG cctccttgTTTGTGGTCAGTCTGGGCGGGGCAGCCGTGGGCTTAGTCTTTGCCTTCCTCCTGGCCCTGACCACACGCTTCACCAAGCGGGTCCGCATCATCGAGCCTCTGCTGGTCTTCCTCCTCGCCTACGCAGCCTACCTTACTGCTGAAATGGCCTCGCTCTCCGCCATTCTTGC GGTGACTATGTGTGGCCTGGGCTGTAAGAAGTACGTGGAGGCCAACATCTCCCATAAGTCCCGCACAGCTGTCAAGTACACAATGAAGACTCTAGCCAGCTGCGCTGAGACCATCATCTTCATGCTGCTTGGCATCTCGGCCGTGGACTCTTCCAAGTGGGCCTGGGACTCTGGGCTGGTGCTGGGCACCCTCTTCTTCATCCTGTTCTTCCGAGCCCTCG GCGTAGTCCTGCAGACGTGGGTGCTGAATCAGTTCCGGCTGGTCCCTCTGGACAAGATTGACCAGGTGGTGATGTCCTATGGGGGCCTGCGGGGGGCTGTGGCCTTCGCTCTCGTCATCCTCCTGGACAGGACCAAGATCCCTGCCAAGGACTACTTTGTAGCCACCACTATTGTGGTGGTCTTCTTCACAGTCATCGTGCAG GGCCTGACCATCAAGCCACTGGTCAAGTGGCTGAAGGTGAAGAGGAGTGAGCATCACAAACCTACCCTGAACCAGGAGCTGCATGAGCAC ACTTTTGACCACATTCTGGCTGCAGTGGAGGACGTTGTGGGGCACCATGGCTATCACTACTGGAGGGACAG GTGGGAGCAGTTTGATAAGAAGTACCTGAGTCAGCTGTTGATGCGGCGGTCAGCCTACCGCATCCGGGACCAGATTTGGGATGTGTACTACAGACTCAACATCCGGGATGCCATCAGCTTCGTGGACCAG GGAGGCCACGTCTTGTCCTCCACCGGGCTCACTCTGCCCTCTATGCCCAGCCGCAATTCTGTGGCAGAGACCTCTGTCACCAACCTGCT GAGGGAGAGTGGCAGTGGAGCATGTCTGGATCTGCAGGTGATTGACACAGTACGCAGCGGCCGGGACCGTGAGGATGCTGTGATGCACCACCTGCTCTGTGGAGGCCTTTACAAACCTCGCTACAGG CCCAGAATCCCTCCAGCTTTGTTTGGCTCACCACCCTGA
- the SLC9A5 gene encoding sodium/hydrogen exchanger 5 isoform X1, which produces MLRAALPLLGLPLAGAGATEEPTQEPGSPGEPPPGLALFRWQWHEVEAPYLVALWILVASLAKIVFHLSRKVTSLVPESCLLILLGLVLGGIVLAVAKKAEYQLEPGTFFLFLLPPIVLDSGYFMPSRLFFDNLGAILTYAVVGTLWNAFTTGAALWGLQQAGLVAPRVQAGLLDFLLFGSLISAVDPVAVLAVFEEVHVNETLFIIVFGESLLNDAVTVVLYKVCNSFVEMGSANVQATDYLKGVASLFVVSLGGAAVGLVFAFLLALTTRFTKRVRIIEPLLVFLLAYAAYLTAEMASLSAILAVTMCGLGCKKYVEANISHKSRTAVKYTMKTLASCAETIIFMLLGISAVDSSKWAWDSGLVLGTLFFILFFRALGVVLQTWVLNQFRLVPLDKIDQVVMSYGGLRGAVAFALVILLDRTKIPAKDYFVATTIVVVFFTVIVQGLTIKPLVKWLKVKRSEHHKPTLNQELHEHTFDHILAAVEDVVGHHGYHYWRDRWEQFDKKYLSQLLMRRSAYRIRDQIWDVYYRLNIRDAISFVDQGGHVLSSTGLTLPSMPSRNSVAETSVTNLLRESGSGACLDLQVIDTVRSGRDREDAVMHHLLCGGLYKPRYRYKASCSRHFISEDAQERQDKEVFQQNMKRRLESFKSTKHNICFTKSKPRLRKASRKKKDGMANTEATNGKPPRDLGFQDTAAVILTVESEEEEDSDSSETEKEDDEGIIFVARATSEVLQEGKVSGSLEVCPSPRIIPPSPTCAEKELPWKSGQGDLAVYVSSETTKIVPVDMQTGWNQSISSLESLASPPCTQAPAMTRLPPRSLVTEEPQAPLNLPSDLRPSFAFPPSLAKAGRSHSESSADIPQQQELQPLMGHEDHTHLSPGTANSHWCIQFNRGGRL; this is translated from the exons ATGCTGCGCGCCGCACTGCCGCTGCTCGGGCTGCCCCTGGCGGGGGCGGGAGCAACCGAAGAGCCCACCCAGGAGCCGGGGTCGCCGGGTGAGCCTCCCCCAGGGTTGGCGCTCTTCCGCTGGCAGTGGCACGAGGTGGAGGCGCCCTACCTGGTAGCCCTCTGGATCCTGGTGGCCAGCCTGGCTAAAATCG TGTTTCACTTGTCTCGGAAGGTGACGTCTCTGGTCCCTGAGAGCTGCCTGCTGATTTTGCTGGGACTGGTGCTGGGGGGCATTGTCTTGGCTGTGGCCAAGAAAGCTGAATACCAGCTGGAGCCAGgcaccttcttcctcttcctgttgcCTCCTATTGTGCTGGACTCGGGCTATTTCATGCCTAGCCGGCTATTCTTTGACAACCTGGGCGCCATCCTCACCTACGCTGTGGTGGGCACACTCTGGAATGCCTTCACGACAGGTGCTGCCCTCTGGGGCCTGCAGCAGGCTGGACTTGTGG CCCCTAGAGTGCAGGCTGGCTTGCTGGACTTCCTGCTGTTCGGGAGCCTCATCTCAGCAGTGGACCCCGTGGCTGTGCTGGCTGTCTTTGAGGAGGTGCACGTCAACGAGACCCTCTTTATCATCGTCTTCGGCGAGTCCCTGCTCAATGACGCAGTTACTGTG GTGCTGTACAAGGTCTGCAACTCTTTTGTGGAGATGGGCTCTGCCAACGTGCAGGCCACTGACTACCTGAAGGGAGTCG cctccttgTTTGTGGTCAGTCTGGGCGGGGCAGCCGTGGGCTTAGTCTTTGCCTTCCTCCTGGCCCTGACCACACGCTTCACCAAGCGGGTCCGCATCATCGAGCCTCTGCTGGTCTTCCTCCTCGCCTACGCAGCCTACCTTACTGCTGAAATGGCCTCGCTCTCCGCCATTCTTGC GGTGACTATGTGTGGCCTGGGCTGTAAGAAGTACGTGGAGGCCAACATCTCCCATAAGTCCCGCACAGCTGTCAAGTACACAATGAAGACTCTAGCCAGCTGCGCTGAGACCATCATCTTCATGCTGCTTGGCATCTCGGCCGTGGACTCTTCCAAGTGGGCCTGGGACTCTGGGCTGGTGCTGGGCACCCTCTTCTTCATCCTGTTCTTCCGAGCCCTCG GCGTAGTCCTGCAGACGTGGGTGCTGAATCAGTTCCGGCTGGTCCCTCTGGACAAGATTGACCAGGTGGTGATGTCCTATGGGGGCCTGCGGGGGGCTGTGGCCTTCGCTCTCGTCATCCTCCTGGACAGGACCAAGATCCCTGCCAAGGACTACTTTGTAGCCACCACTATTGTGGTGGTCTTCTTCACAGTCATCGTGCAG GGCCTGACCATCAAGCCACTGGTCAAGTGGCTGAAGGTGAAGAGGAGTGAGCATCACAAACCTACCCTGAACCAGGAGCTGCATGAGCAC ACTTTTGACCACATTCTGGCTGCAGTGGAGGACGTTGTGGGGCACCATGGCTATCACTACTGGAGGGACAG GTGGGAGCAGTTTGATAAGAAGTACCTGAGTCAGCTGTTGATGCGGCGGTCAGCCTACCGCATCCGGGACCAGATTTGGGATGTGTACTACAGACTCAACATCCGGGATGCCATCAGCTTCGTGGACCAG GGAGGCCACGTCTTGTCCTCCACCGGGCTCACTCTGCCCTCTATGCCCAGCCGCAATTCTGTGGCAGAGACCTCTGTCACCAACCTGCT GAGGGAGAGTGGCAGTGGAGCATGTCTGGATCTGCAGGTGATTGACACAGTACGCAGCGGCCGGGACCGTGAGGATGCTGTGATGCACCACCTGCTCTGTGGAGGCCTTTACAAACCTCGCTACAGG TACAAAGCCAGCTGCAGCCGCCACTTCATCTCTGAGGATGCGCAGGAGCGCCAGGACAAGGAGGTCTTCCAGCAGAACATGAAGCGGCGGCTGGAGTCCTTTAAGTCCACCAAGCACAACATCTGCTTCACCAAGAGCAAGCCACGACTCCGCAAGGCCAGCCGCAAGAAG AAGGATGGCATGGCTAACACGGAGGCTACAAATGGGAAACCTCCTCGAGACCTGGGCTTCCAGGACACAG CTGCTGTGATATTAACCGTAGAgtctgaggaggaagaggacagcGACAGTtcggagacagagaaggaggacGATGAAGGGATCATCTTTGTGGCTCGGGCTACCAGTGAGGTTCTCCAAGAGGGCAAAGTTTCAG GGAGCCTTGAGGTGTGCCCAAGCCCACGCATCATACCCCCCTCCCCAACCTGTGCAGAGAAGGAGCTGCCCTGGAAGAGTGGGCAGGGGGACCTGGCAGTCTACGTGTCCTCAGAGACCACCAAGATTGTGCCCGTGGACATGCAGACAGGCTGGAACCAGAGCATCTCGTCCCTGGAGAGCCTGGCATCCCCGCCCTGTACCCAGGCCCCAGCTATGACCCGCCTGCCTCCCCGCTCACTGGTCACTGAAGAGCCCCAGGCCCCTCTCAACCTGCCTTCTGATCTACGCCCTAGCTTTGCCTTTCCCCCAAGCCTGGCCAAGGCTGGCCGCTCTCACAGCGAGAGCAGCGCTGATATCCCCCAGCAGCAGGAGCTGCAGCCCCTCATGGGACACGAGGACCACACTCATCTCAGCCCAGGCACCGCCAACTCCCACTGGTGCATCCAGTTCAACAGAGGTGGCCGGCTGTAG